Proteins from a single region of Streptomyces sp. HUAS 15-9:
- a CDS encoding CbtB domain-containing protein, which yields MAQTVAQPTATTPVVPATLPLKAIAPWAVFFGILMLVLLYFVGAEQGATSVFNGTDVHEWVHDARHLLGFPCH from the coding sequence ATGGCGCAGACCGTCGCCCAGCCGACAGCCACCACCCCCGTCGTTCCCGCCACGCTGCCGCTGAAGGCGATAGCACCCTGGGCGGTCTTCTTCGGCATCCTGATGCTGGTCCTGCTGTACTTCGTCGGCGCCGAGCAGGGCGCCACCTCCGTGTTCAACGGCACGGACGTCCACGAGTGGGTGCACGACGCCCGCCATCTGCTCGGCTTCCCCTGCCACTGA
- a CDS encoding CbtA family protein has product MNSTTVRNLLVRGMLAGLAAGVLALVVAYFLGEPSVGNAISFEEAHSHEHEMEVVSRSLQSTAGLATGVLVYGVAFGGIAALAFCFALGRVGRFSPRATALLLSGCALLAVYVVPFLKYPANPPSVGDPDTIGKRTTLYFLMMALSVLLAIAATILGKRLAPSLGTWYATVTAVAAFAVVIGLAFAFLPVINEVPKDFPATLLWRFRLSALAIQTVLWGGFGLVFGELAERMLNPKPAAASSGRAVPAAH; this is encoded by the coding sequence ATGAACTCCACAACCGTAAGAAACCTCCTCGTGCGGGGCATGCTCGCCGGCCTGGCCGCCGGCGTGCTCGCCCTCGTCGTCGCCTACTTCCTCGGTGAGCCGAGTGTCGGCAACGCGATCAGCTTCGAGGAGGCGCACTCCCACGAGCACGAGATGGAGGTCGTCTCCCGCTCCCTGCAGTCCACCGCCGGACTCGCCACCGGCGTCCTGGTCTATGGGGTCGCCTTCGGCGGCATCGCGGCGCTCGCGTTCTGCTTCGCGCTCGGCCGCGTCGGCCGGTTCAGCCCCCGGGCGACCGCGCTGCTGCTGTCCGGCTGCGCACTGCTGGCCGTGTACGTCGTGCCGTTCCTCAAGTACCCGGCCAATCCGCCCTCCGTGGGTGATCCCGACACCATCGGCAAGCGGACGACTCTGTACTTCCTGATGATGGCGCTCAGCGTGCTCCTCGCGATCGCCGCCACCATCCTGGGCAAGCGGCTCGCGCCCTCGCTGGGCACCTGGTACGCGACCGTCACGGCGGTGGCGGCCTTCGCCGTCGTCATCGGGCTCGCGTTCGCGTTCCTGCCCGTCATCAACGAGGTGCCGAAGGACTTCCCGGCCACCCTGCTGTGGCGGTTCCGGCTCTCCGCGCTGGCCATCCAGACGGTGCTGTGGGGCGGATTCGGCCTCGTCTTCGGCGAGTTGGCCGAGCGGATGCTCAATCCCAAGCCCGCGGCAGCCTCGTCCGGGCGGGCGGTTCCAGCCGCGCACTGA
- a CDS encoding VOC family protein: MERVLGIGGYFMRATDPAALSAWYRDCLGLDADEHGLWRQGAGPTVFAPFESETDYFGSRAQQTMLNFRVRDLDAMLAQLRAKGADVADETQDMEGVGRFGWVTDPEGNRIELWQPA; encoded by the coding sequence ATGGAACGTGTGCTTGGCATCGGTGGTTACTTCATGCGGGCCACCGACCCTGCGGCCCTGAGCGCGTGGTACCGCGACTGCCTGGGCCTGGACGCCGATGAGCACGGCCTGTGGCGTCAGGGAGCCGGGCCGACGGTGTTCGCGCCGTTCGAGTCCGAGACCGACTACTTCGGGTCCCGCGCCCAGCAGACCATGCTCAACTTCCGGGTCCGCGACCTGGACGCGATGCTCGCGCAACTGCGCGCCAAGGGAGCGGACGTGGCCGACGAGACGCAGGACATGGAGGGCGTCGGCCGATTCGGCTGGGTCACCGACCCCGAGGGCAACCGAATCGAACTGTGGCAGCCCGCCTGA
- a CDS encoding galactose-binding domain-containing protein: MTVTGRPYRRRKDVTVVSLLLLVLAAVLGPTPSSAAGNHWWDPTARPTPDSQINVTGEPFTGTDAKGEVRGFVDAHDHLFANEAFGGRLICGKTFSEAGIADALKDCPEHYPDGSLAIFDFITKGGDGRHDPVGWPTFKDWPAHDSLTHQQNYYAWVERAWRGGQRVLVNDLVTNGVICSVYFFKDRSCDEMTSIRLQARMTYDLQAYIDKMYGGPGKGWFRIVTDSAQARDVIKQGKLAVILGVETSEPFGCKQILDISQCSKADIDAGLDELYSLGVRSMFLCHKFDNALCGVRFDSGSLGTAINVGQFLSTGTFWKTEKCTGPQHDNPIGSAAAPGAEAKLPAGVSVPSYASDAQCNVRGLTDLGEYAVRGMMKRKMMLEIDHMSVKAVGRALDIFESEAYPGVISSHSWMDLNWTERVYGLGGFIAQYMHGSEGFVAEADRTKALRDKYDVGYGYGTDMNGVGGWPGPRGADAPNKVVYPFRSVDGGSVIDRQTTGQRTWDLNTDGAAHYGLVPDWIEDIRLVGGQDVVKDLFRGAESYLHTWGATERHQAGVNLAKGAGATASSTEWNPFTSYAPGRAVDGSRDTRWASGWSDDQWLRIDLGSTDRVGRVTLDWERAYGKSYRIELSTDGAHWQTAWSTTSGDGGLDTALFAGTPARYVRIQGVERGTGWGYSLHEVGVYSS, translated from the coding sequence GTGACCGTGACCGGACGCCCGTACCGCAGACGCAAAGACGTCACCGTCGTCTCGCTGCTCCTCCTCGTACTGGCCGCAGTCCTCGGCCCCACCCCGAGTTCGGCGGCCGGCAACCACTGGTGGGATCCGACCGCACGACCCACGCCGGACTCCCAGATCAATGTCACCGGCGAGCCGTTCACCGGCACCGACGCCAAGGGCGAGGTACGCGGGTTCGTCGACGCCCACGACCACCTGTTCGCCAACGAGGCCTTCGGCGGGCGGCTCATCTGCGGCAAGACCTTCTCCGAGGCCGGGATCGCCGACGCCCTCAAGGACTGCCCCGAGCACTACCCCGACGGCTCCCTCGCGATCTTCGACTTCATCACCAAGGGTGGTGACGGCAGACACGACCCGGTCGGCTGGCCCACGTTCAAGGACTGGCCGGCCCACGACTCGCTGACCCACCAGCAGAACTACTACGCCTGGGTGGAACGCGCCTGGCGCGGCGGCCAGCGGGTGCTCGTCAACGACCTCGTCACCAACGGTGTCATCTGCTCGGTCTACTTCTTCAAGGACCGCAGCTGCGACGAGATGACGTCGATCCGACTGCAGGCGAGGATGACGTACGACCTGCAGGCCTACATCGACAAGATGTACGGCGGCCCGGGCAAGGGCTGGTTCAGGATCGTCACCGACAGTGCGCAGGCCCGGGACGTCATCAAGCAGGGCAAGCTGGCGGTCATCCTGGGAGTGGAGACCTCCGAACCCTTCGGCTGCAAGCAGATCCTGGACATCTCCCAGTGCAGCAAGGCGGACATCGACGCCGGTCTGGACGAGTTGTACTCGCTGGGCGTGCGCAGCATGTTCCTGTGCCACAAGTTCGACAACGCGCTGTGCGGGGTCCGCTTCGACTCCGGCAGCCTCGGAACGGCCATCAATGTCGGGCAGTTCCTGTCCACCGGCACCTTCTGGAAGACCGAGAAGTGCACCGGCCCCCAGCACGACAACCCCATCGGCTCGGCCGCGGCGCCCGGCGCCGAGGCGAAACTCCCGGCGGGCGTGAGCGTCCCCTCGTACGCCTCGGACGCGCAGTGCAACGTCCGCGGGCTCACCGACCTCGGTGAGTACGCCGTGCGCGGCATGATGAAACGCAAGATGATGCTGGAGATCGACCACATGAGCGTCAAGGCCGTCGGCCGCGCGCTCGACATCTTCGAGTCGGAGGCGTACCCCGGCGTCATCTCCTCGCACAGCTGGATGGACCTGAACTGGACCGAACGGGTCTACGGTCTCGGCGGATTCATCGCCCAGTACATGCACGGCTCCGAGGGCTTCGTGGCCGAGGCGGACCGCACGAAGGCGCTGCGGGACAAGTACGACGTCGGCTACGGCTACGGCACCGACATGAACGGCGTCGGCGGCTGGCCGGGACCCCGCGGCGCGGATGCCCCCAACAAGGTCGTGTACCCCTTCCGCAGTGTCGACGGCGGCTCAGTCATCGACCGGCAGACCACAGGTCAGCGCACCTGGGACCTGAACACCGACGGGGCCGCGCACTACGGGCTCGTCCCGGACTGGATCGAGGACATCCGGCTCGTCGGCGGCCAGGACGTGGTGAAGGACCTCTTCCGCGGTGCCGAGTCCTACCTCCACACCTGGGGAGCCACCGAGCGGCACCAGGCCGGGGTCAACCTCGCCAAGGGCGCCGGGGCCACGGCCAGTTCGACGGAGTGGAACCCGTTCACGAGCTATGCGCCGGGCCGGGCCGTGGACGGATCCCGGGACACCCGCTGGGCCAGCGGCTGGAGCGACGACCAGTGGCTGCGCATCGACCTGGGCTCCACCGACCGGGTCGGTCGCGTCACGCTCGACTGGGAACGCGCGTACGGGAAGTCGTACCGTATCGAGCTCTCCACCGACGGCGCGCACTGGCAGACCGCCTGGTCCACCACCTCCGGCGACGGCGGCCTGGACACCGCGCTGTTCGCCGGCACACCGGCCCGCTACGTCCGCATCCAGGGCGTGGAACGCGGGACCGGCTGGGGCTACTCGCTCCACGAGGTCGGCGTCTACAGCTCCTGA
- a CDS encoding ABC transporter ATP-binding protein, with protein sequence MGSPESREAPPRRGSVLLALRYYGRELARLRRWTVPAMLLPALGNIGINYLAPLVVAKLVGRIADDSDIAMSSTLTYVFVFAGVLLLSEALWRIGLHCLNRCDALGIEHMYVIGMDELFAKDAAFFHDNFAGSLTKRVLSFASRFEEFVDTLTFQIVGSLVPLLFGSVVLWRYEPMLVVGLLVMIALTGTCVVPLIRRRQALVDQREAAIARVSGHVADSLMNMDTVRAFAAEEREAAEHRSRVAESRRLTLRSWDYGNLRIDTLVAPMSVLTNALGLLLAIVLGGGSHGVEAVVVAFTYYTNATRIMFEFNQIYRRLESSMTEAAQFTELLMEPPTVLDSATPEPLLRAAADVRFEKVTFAHGGAKPLFEGLDLDVPSGAKIGLVGRSGGGKTTLTRLLLRMTDIDGGRIVIGGQDIARLRQADLRSLIAYVPQDPAMFHRTLRDNIAFARPDATDAEIRRAAEAAHVTEFADALPDGFGTMVGERGVKLSGGQRQRVALARAILRDAPILLLDEATSALDSESEILIQEALWRLMDGRTALVVAHRLSTVATMDRLIVLDRGRIVEQGTHQELLATDGTYAKLWQHQSGGFLDDSPARADLH encoded by the coding sequence ATGGGATCGCCCGAATCACGTGAGGCTCCTCCGCGCAGGGGCTCGGTGCTTCTCGCACTGCGCTATTACGGACGGGAGTTGGCCCGGCTCCGGCGATGGACGGTGCCCGCCATGCTGCTGCCGGCGCTGGGCAACATCGGCATCAACTACCTGGCGCCCTTGGTCGTTGCCAAGCTCGTCGGACGCATCGCCGACGACAGCGACATCGCGATGAGTTCGACGCTGACCTACGTCTTCGTCTTCGCCGGCGTACTGCTGCTCTCTGAGGCGCTGTGGCGCATCGGCCTGCACTGCCTCAACCGCTGCGACGCGCTGGGCATCGAGCACATGTACGTCATCGGTATGGACGAGCTGTTCGCCAAGGACGCCGCGTTCTTCCACGACAACTTCGCCGGCTCGCTGACCAAGCGGGTCCTGAGTTTCGCCTCCCGCTTCGAGGAGTTCGTCGACACACTGACGTTCCAGATCGTGGGCAGCCTGGTACCACTGCTGTTCGGATCGGTGGTGCTGTGGCGCTACGAGCCGATGCTGGTCGTCGGGCTGCTGGTGATGATCGCGCTGACCGGGACGTGCGTCGTGCCCCTGATCCGCCGCCGCCAGGCGCTCGTCGACCAGCGCGAGGCGGCGATCGCCCGGGTGTCGGGCCATGTCGCCGACAGCCTGATGAACATGGACACGGTCCGGGCCTTCGCCGCGGAGGAACGCGAGGCCGCCGAACACCGCTCCCGTGTCGCCGAGTCGAGGCGGCTCACCCTGCGATCGTGGGACTACGGCAACCTGCGCATCGACACGCTGGTCGCGCCGATGTCCGTGCTGACCAATGCGCTGGGCCTGCTGCTCGCGATCGTGCTCGGCGGAGGCAGCCACGGCGTGGAGGCGGTCGTCGTCGCCTTCACGTACTACACCAACGCGACACGGATCATGTTCGAGTTCAACCAGATCTACCGCCGACTGGAGAGCTCCATGACGGAGGCCGCGCAGTTCACCGAACTGCTGATGGAGCCGCCGACCGTGCTCGACTCGGCGACGCCGGAGCCGCTGCTGCGCGCCGCCGCCGACGTCCGCTTCGAGAAGGTGACCTTCGCCCATGGCGGCGCGAAGCCCCTCTTCGAGGGACTCGACCTGGACGTGCCGAGCGGGGCGAAGATCGGACTCGTCGGCCGGTCGGGCGGGGGAAAGACCACGCTCACCCGGCTGTTGCTGCGGATGACCGACATCGACGGCGGCCGCATCGTGATCGGAGGACAGGACATCGCCAGACTGCGCCAGGCCGATCTGCGCAGTCTGATCGCCTATGTGCCGCAGGATCCGGCGATGTTCCACCGGACCCTGCGGGACAACATCGCGTTCGCCCGGCCGGACGCCACCGACGCCGAGATCCGGCGTGCGGCGGAGGCGGCGCACGTCACGGAGTTCGCCGATGCGCTGCCCGACGGCTTCGGGACCATGGTGGGGGAGCGCGGCGTCAAGCTGTCCGGCGGGCAGCGCCAACGGGTGGCCCTCGCCAGGGCGATCCTGCGGGACGCGCCGATCCTGCTGCTCGACGAGGCGACCAGCGCCCTGGACTCCGAGAGCGAGATCCTGATCCAGGAGGCGCTGTGGCGGCTCATGGACGGGCGGACGGCGCTCGTGGTGGCACACCGCCTGAGCACGGTCGCCACCATGGACCGACTGATCGTCCTGGACCGCGGACGGATCGTCGAGCAGGGCACGCACCAGGAACTGCTCGCGACGGACGGCACCTACGCGAAGCTGTGGCAGCACCAGTCGGGGGGCTTCCTCGACGACAGCCCGGCACGGGCCGACCTGCACTGA
- a CDS encoding ankyrin repeat domain-containing protein, producing MREGGLDSRLVSAVRAGDAEAVRALLDEGADPNTADTDGLPVLCVAVAAYDAPVAEALVEGGADPDRTLPDGTNALWRAVDGGSPAVFSAVLGKEPRLRLPEADRERLLALARAWYETGAAEELRRRTGVFGAAATVRVQDDEYDHVDQVSLGGRVVRAGHGAILTSLEWAFRVLTPVDELVTRAVRQPDEIHVDWSAAYWILTERRSFETWSAVVAHRHHPDQAHRRFVVDFLRRRSLLGNSPYYAKKERELLAVWAAEETDGEMLAKVLAAFTQYEHADQEALGLRYTDHPDPRVRREVPYALFTYGVPHTSEARSALITLMRDPDAEVRAAACTAGMHVAARHTEITQAVLLLAEDPDADTRAAAAAALAVSRDGAPAVADALVALSHEESRLARLEAAYGLALRDDPRTAGAVERLGPLGADFEHDHRADVIWRWRRRQEDGDAMTPPAS from the coding sequence ATGCGCGAGGGCGGACTCGACAGTCGGCTCGTGTCGGCGGTCCGGGCAGGGGATGCCGAGGCGGTGCGCGCCCTGCTGGACGAGGGCGCGGATCCGAACACGGCGGACACGGACGGGCTGCCGGTGCTGTGCGTTGCGGTGGCGGCGTACGACGCACCCGTTGCCGAGGCGTTGGTGGAGGGCGGCGCCGACCCGGACCGGACGCTGCCGGACGGGACCAATGCGCTGTGGCGTGCCGTTGACGGCGGTTCGCCCGCGGTCTTCTCCGCGGTCCTGGGCAAGGAGCCCCGGCTGCGCCTTCCGGAGGCCGACCGGGAACGACTTCTCGCCCTGGCCCGAGCCTGGTACGAGACGGGTGCGGCCGAGGAACTGCGGCGCAGGACAGGCGTGTTCGGTGCCGCGGCGACGGTCCGTGTTCAGGACGACGAGTACGACCACGTCGATCAGGTCTCGCTCGGCGGACGCGTCGTACGGGCCGGGCACGGAGCCATTCTGACCTCGCTGGAGTGGGCCTTCCGCGTCCTGACGCCCGTCGACGAACTCGTCACCCGTGCCGTCCGTCAGCCGGACGAGATCCATGTGGACTGGTCGGCGGCCTACTGGATTCTCACCGAGCGCCGCAGCTTCGAGACCTGGTCGGCGGTGGTGGCCCATCGCCACCATCCTGACCAGGCGCACCGCCGGTTCGTGGTGGATTTCCTGCGCAGGCGAAGCCTGCTGGGCAACAGTCCCTACTACGCGAAGAAGGAGCGGGAATTGCTGGCAGTCTGGGCGGCCGAAGAGACCGACGGCGAGATGCTCGCCAAGGTCCTCGCGGCCTTCACCCAGTACGAGCATGCCGACCAGGAGGCCCTCGGCCTGCGCTACACCGACCATCCCGACCCCCGCGTGCGACGCGAAGTGCCCTATGCCCTGTTCACGTACGGAGTTCCCCATACGTCCGAGGCCAGGAGCGCGTTGATCACGCTCATGCGTGACCCGGACGCCGAGGTACGGGCCGCGGCGTGCACGGCAGGCATGCATGTTGCCGCGCGCCATACGGAGATCACTCAAGCAGTGCTCCTGCTGGCCGAGGACCCGGACGCCGACACACGGGCTGCGGCGGCCGCGGCACTGGCCGTTTCACGGGACGGTGCGCCGGCCGTCGCCGATGCCTTGGTGGCATTGAGTCACGAGGAGAGCCGACTCGCGCGCCTGGAGGCCGCCTACGGCCTCGCCCTGCGCGACGATCCGCGCACCGCCGGGGCGGTCGAGCGGCTCGGGCCGCTCGGTGCCGACTTCGAGCACGACCACCGCGCCGACGTGATCTGGCGGTGGCGACGGCGTCAGGAGGACGGCGACGCCATGACACCGCCGGCATCGTGA